One Coccinella septempunctata chromosome 8, icCocSept1.1, whole genome shotgun sequence genomic window carries:
- the LOC123318232 gene encoding uncharacterized protein LOC123318232 — protein MLDRNTGLQFLVDSGADVSIIPYGQKTSAQVNSNNDFILYAANGTRIPTYGIIIMEIDLGLRRAFRWPFIIAKTSRGILGADFLKKFNLLVDLKRQQLVDGDTKLCRKGELASITSEDVVSTLVSEKLDKFSVLLNNYSELTRPNFLPSNVKHNVK, from the coding sequence ATGTTAGACAGGAACACGGGTTTGCAATTTTTAGTGGACAGCGGTGCTGAcgtatcaattattccatatgGTCAGAAAACTTCAGCACAGGTAAATTCGAACAATGACTTCATCTTGTATGCTGCTAATGGTACTCGGATACCCACCTATGGCATCATAATTATGGAAATCGATTTAGGTCTAAGGCGTGCATTTAGATGGCCTTTCATCATCGCCAAAACCTCAAGAGGCATTCTGGGTGCtgactttttgaaaaaattcaacctaCTCGTCGATCTGAAGAGACAACAGTTGGTGGATGGCGACACTAAGCTTTGCAGAAAAGGTGAATTGGCGTCCATCACATCAGAAGATGTAGTGAGTACTTTAGTCAGTGAAAAACTTGATAAATTCAGTGTACTATTGAACAATTATTCTGAGTTAACTCGACCAAATTTTCTGCCTAGTAATGTTAAGCACAATGTTAAATAA
- the LOC123318233 gene encoding uncharacterized protein LOC123318233 → MSQAESPSVEENQVPENNLPEINKISVKIPPFWSEKPERWFYQIDAQFRINGIRKDSLKFDYLISQLEPSLIDNIWDIATGSNDNKYQLAKERLTSIFAESEEKRIKRLLTGQNLGDLKPSQLLRKLKTLAGTDISERVIKTLWLENLPINIKNVVITSEEGVNRLAIMADKIYELNPPNELYGIKGSGSNATKSTSNELEKLRTEVAELTKAIKQFSISYEKRPTRRSLTPGRGRDRSKSRQKFNPEGKYCYFHYRYGKKCRPEKCTGPCAWKKPENSSQ, encoded by the coding sequence ATGTCGCAAGCTGAATCCCCAAGTGTGGAAGAAAATCAAGTTCCAGAAAACAATCTACcagaaatcaacaaaatttcagtTAAAATTCCACCTTTTTGGTCAGAGAAACCGGAACGTTGGTTTTATCAAATAGATGCTCAATTTAGAATTAATGGTATCAGAAAGGACTCACTGAAATTCGACTATTTAATATCCCAGCTGGAACCTTCCTTAATAGACAATATTTGGGATATAGCAACCGGttcaaatgataataaatatcaGCTTGCCAAAGAAAGATTGACGAGCATATTCGCAGAAAGTGAAGAAAAACGAATAAAGAGATTATTAACAGGGCAAAACCTTGGTGATCTGAAACCAAGTCAACTGTTAAGGAAATTGAAAACTCTAGCAGGTACTGATATATCAGAAAGAGTAATAAAAACCTTGTGGTTGGAAAATCTaccaatcaatataaaaaatgtagtGATCACAAGTGAAGAAGGTGTTAATCGTCTTGCAATCATGGCTGATAAAATTTATGAGTTAAACCCACCAAATGAATTGTATGGTATTAAAGGTTCAGGTTCCAATGCAACTAAAAGTACTTCCaatgaacttgaaaaattgAGAACAGAAGTAGCGGAACTTACTAAAGCTATCAAACAGTTCAGTATAAGTTATGAAAAAAGACCTACTAGGCGAAGTCTAACCCCTGGGAGAGGCCGAGATAGATCGAAATCAAGACAAAAATTCAATCCAGAAGGAAAATACTGTTATTTTCACTACAGATATGGTAAAAAATGCCGCCCTGAAAAATGTACTGGTCCTTGTGCTTGGAAAAAGCCGGAAAACTCCAGTCAGTAG